The following are from one region of the Myxococcales bacterium genome:
- a CDS encoding Dabb family protein produces MLSHVVIFWTKPEVPDAADRLLAGMREYLADIPGVRGFHCGKMVPSERPVVDQSYQVGLYVLVDDKAAELAYQVHPQHLAFIENVVKATTLRAVVYDYAD; encoded by the coding sequence ATGCTTTCCCACGTCGTGATTTTTTGGACCAAACCCGAAGTGCCCGATGCCGCCGATCGGCTGCTGGCGGGCATGCGTGAATACCTCGCCGACATCCCCGGCGTCCGCGGTTTTCATTGCGGCAAGATGGTGCCGAGTGAACGCCCTGTGGTCGACCAGAGCTACCAGGTGGGGCTCTACGTGTTGGTCGACGACAAAGCGGCCGAGCTGGCCTACCAGGTGCACCCGCAACACCTGGCCTTCATCGAAAACGTGGTCAAGGCCACCACCTTGCGCGCCGTGGTCTACGACTACGCCGACTGA
- a CDS encoding ABC transporter ATP-binding protein, whose amino-acid sequence MIEVRGLTKYYGDHAAIRNIAFDIEKGAVIGFLGLNGAGKTTTLKILSCILLPTAGTVVVDGVDALQHPHEIRKRIGFLPDTPPLYNEMTVGEYLTFAARVRGVARGRTMKAVGEAEEKTGLVHKHKELVGRLSHGYRQRVGVAQALVHNPALLILDEPTSGLDPLQIVEMRNLIKSLRGQHTLLISSHILAEISQTCDRLLVIQAGEIVRQGTEEELASSMGTRVDVEIDLQGEAGQVAERLRTLAGVCQVDVAAEQHGLVRLHVVTEGEKRPELVATVVAAGGQVLRVDRGRGRLEKIFIELTRAKEETVS is encoded by the coding sequence ATGATCGAGGTGCGAGGCCTCACCAAGTACTACGGCGACCACGCCGCGATCCGCAACATTGCCTTCGACATCGAAAAAGGCGCGGTGATCGGCTTTCTTGGGCTCAACGGAGCCGGAAAAACCACCACCCTCAAGATCCTGAGCTGCATCCTGCTACCCACCGCCGGCACCGTCGTGGTGGACGGCGTGGACGCCCTCCAGCACCCGCACGAGATACGCAAGCGCATCGGGTTTTTGCCCGATACCCCGCCGCTATACAACGAGATGACGGTGGGCGAGTACCTCACCTTCGCGGCGCGCGTACGGGGCGTCGCCCGCGGGCGCACCATGAAGGCCGTGGGCGAGGCCGAGGAAAAAACCGGCCTTGTCCACAAGCACAAAGAGCTCGTGGGACGCCTATCTCACGGCTACCGTCAACGCGTGGGCGTGGCGCAAGCCCTCGTGCACAACCCCGCGCTGCTCATCCTCGACGAACCCACGAGCGGGCTCGACCCTCTACAAATCGTGGAGATGCGCAACCTCATCAAGAGCCTGCGCGGTCAGCACACGTTGCTCATCTCCAGCCACATCCTCGCGGAGATCTCACAGACCTGCGACCGCCTGCTCGTGATCCAGGCCGGCGAGATCGTCCGCCAGGGCACCGAGGAGGAGCTCGCCTCGTCGATGGGCACGAGGGTCGACGTGGAGATCGATCTGCAGGGGGAAGCGGGTCAAGTGGCCGAGCGGCTGCGTACGCTCGCGGGTGTGTGCCAGGTGGACGTGGCGGCCGAACAACACGGCCTCGTGAGGCTCCACGTGGTCACCGAAGGCGAAAAGCGGCCCGAGCTCGTGGCCACGGTGGTGGCCGCCGGAGGTCAAGTGCTGCGCGTGGATCGGGGGCGCGGGCGGCTGGAGAAAATCTTCATCGAGCTCACCCGTGCCAAGGAGGAGACTGTCTCATGA
- a CDS encoding ABC transporter permease: MSNVLTIAGRDLGAYFRTQSGYVIFALVLLIDGLLFNAFALGEPDRRSSEVLAKFFYFSSGTTMIASVLISMRLLAEEKQTGTIVLLTSSPLRDRDIVLGKYLSGLTFMAIITLATVYMPLLILVHGKISWGHLAAGYLGLLLLGSATLALGTLGSALARTQVLAAIISGVLVVLLLTCWLLTRVTDYPMNEVVLELALYHRHFPSFTMGLIRLADLLYYAMVSYVALFLAIRALEARRWR; the protein is encoded by the coding sequence ATGAGCAACGTGCTCACCATCGCGGGCCGCGATCTCGGGGCGTACTTCCGCACGCAGAGCGGGTACGTCATCTTCGCCCTGGTCCTCCTCATCGACGGCCTCTTGTTCAACGCCTTCGCGCTCGGTGAACCGGACCGACGGTCCTCTGAGGTGCTCGCGAAGTTCTTTTATTTCTCGAGCGGAACCACGATGATCGCGAGCGTCCTCATCTCGATGCGCCTCTTGGCCGAGGAGAAACAAACCGGCACGATTGTCCTGCTCACGTCGTCGCCCTTGAGAGACCGCGACATCGTGCTGGGCAAGTACCTTTCGGGGTTGACCTTCATGGCCATCATCACGTTGGCCACGGTTTACATGCCACTTCTGATCTTGGTGCACGGCAAGATCTCCTGGGGTCACCTGGCGGCAGGTTACCTTGGCCTCTTGCTCCTGGGCAGCGCCACCTTGGCGCTTGGCACTTTGGGCTCTGCGCTCGCGCGCACGCAGGTGCTGGCCGCGATCATCTCGGGCGTGCTCGTGGTGTTGCTGCTCACGTGCTGGCTGCTCACCCGGGTGACGGACTACCCCATGAACGAAGTCGTGCTGGAGCTGGCGCTTTATCACCGCCACTTTCCCTCGTTCACGATGGGCCTCATACGTCTTGCGGACTTGCTCTACTACGCGATGGTGAGCTACGTGGCTCTGTTCTTGGCGATCCGTGCCCTGGAGGCCCGCAGATGGCGCTGA
- a CDS encoding GldG family protein, which translates to MALTPVLRPGHRATGSVVYACGMGAMFLGQRVLGSGTTAWILTAVGFVAVAGAFGARLMSLARARLGDRTGQSGLALLYGLGLASLVAYVLSSEILLLTLGTSLDRHAPSLDQALETLWPALWLAGSLPVLFVELAYRSMRRAPVFERGRLRTSLLAGVGVAFALVFAFATVYTGRITDVRWDVSYFRTAKAGDSTRRIVEALDKPVTITTFFPPTNDVAREVDAYVGQLQDLSPLLKIERYDHALDPGKGRELGVTGNGVIVVRRGTMRRQIGIPLELERARPELRKLDQQVNKTLLTVTRPVRRVYFTRGHDERVFKPVTDTDRRSTLSHLERTLEDEGFDVVELSIAHGLGAEVPEDAAVVVVMGPMKAFLPEEAAALQRYVQQRGGSVLVALDPEVGLGFEGLLAPLGLAFTPTLLANDLVHWRRTGQASDRANVATVSFGTHVSVSTLAKLGMQAPVVFIGAGALTSLPDAKPAAEPVIFSDANTWADVEPDFEPGPTEERTTFTLASAVSFALPDPQPAGRLLVVADADAFGDVAMQNPGNRTLFADSLHWLSRDETIVGEVASEEDVPLTHSKKQDLAWFYLTSFLPPASVLILGTLFTRRRRAERARDEHLNPQHTGRPPEAAATERKEAV; encoded by the coding sequence ATGGCGCTGACGCCTGTCTTGCGACCAGGCCACCGCGCAACGGGCTCCGTGGTCTATGCCTGCGGCATGGGCGCGATGTTCCTGGGGCAGCGCGTGCTGGGAAGCGGCACGACAGCGTGGATCCTCACCGCCGTGGGCTTCGTGGCCGTGGCGGGCGCCTTCGGCGCGAGACTCATGTCGCTGGCGCGGGCGCGTCTTGGGGATCGTACGGGACAATCGGGGCTCGCGTTGCTTTACGGGCTCGGCCTGGCTTCACTCGTGGCCTACGTGCTCTCTTCGGAGATCTTGCTGCTGACATTGGGCACGTCGCTCGACAGACATGCGCCGTCCCTGGATCAAGCCCTCGAGACGCTTTGGCCGGCGCTCTGGCTCGCCGGGTCGCTTCCCGTGCTCTTCGTCGAGCTGGCTTATCGCTCCATGCGACGCGCTCCGGTGTTCGAGCGGGGGCGGCTGCGCACCTCGCTTCTGGCAGGCGTGGGCGTGGCGTTTGCGCTCGTCTTCGCGTTCGCCACCGTCTACACCGGGCGCATCACGGACGTACGCTGGGACGTTTCGTACTTCCGCACGGCGAAAGCAGGCGATTCCACCCGCCGGATCGTGGAAGCGCTCGACAAACCCGTGACCATCACCACCTTCTTTCCTCCCACGAACGACGTGGCCCGAGAGGTCGATGCTTACGTAGGACAGCTCCAGGATCTATCGCCCTTGCTGAAGATCGAGCGCTACGATCACGCGCTCGACCCCGGCAAGGGGCGAGAGCTCGGGGTCACCGGCAACGGTGTCATCGTGGTGAGACGGGGCACCATGCGACGCCAGATCGGCATACCCCTCGAACTCGAAAGAGCGCGGCCGGAGCTGCGGAAGCTGGACCAACAGGTGAACAAGACCCTGCTCACCGTCACACGCCCAGTGCGTCGGGTCTATTTCACGCGAGGTCACGACGAGCGCGTCTTCAAACCCGTGACCGACACCGATCGGCGCAGCACGCTCTCGCACCTCGAGCGCACCCTCGAAGACGAAGGCTTCGACGTCGTCGAGCTCAGCATCGCTCACGGGCTGGGTGCCGAGGTCCCCGAGGACGCCGCGGTCGTGGTGGTGATGGGCCCCATGAAGGCGTTTCTTCCCGAGGAAGCAGCGGCCCTGCAAAGGTATGTGCAGCAGCGAGGCGGAAGCGTGCTCGTGGCGCTGGATCCGGAAGTGGGACTTGGTTTCGAGGGGCTCCTGGCTCCCTTGGGGCTGGCCTTCACGCCCACCCTCCTGGCCAACGATCTCGTGCACTGGCGCCGTACGGGACAGGCCTCGGATCGGGCCAACGTTGCCACCGTGAGTTTTGGTACCCACGTGTCCGTATCGACCCTGGCCAAGCTCGGCATGCAAGCGCCTGTCGTGTTCATAGGGGCGGGTGCGCTCACGAGCCTGCCTGACGCCAAGCCCGCCGCCGAGCCTGTCATTTTCAGCGACGCCAACACCTGGGCAGACGTCGAACCGGACTTCGAGCCCGGCCCCACCGAGGAGCGGACCACGTTCACTCTGGCCAGCGCCGTTTCCTTTGCGCTGCCAGATCCTCAGCCGGCCGGTCGCCTGCTGGTGGTGGCCGACGCCGACGCGTTTGGCGACGTGGCCATGCAGAACCCCGGCAACCGCACACTTTTTGCCGACTCCCTGCACTGGCTTTCGCGTGACGAGACCATCGTGGGCGAGGTGGCTTCGGAGGAGGACGTTCCCCTCACGCACTCGAAGAAGCAGGACCTGGCTTGGTTTTATCTGACTAGCTTCCTTCCGCCGGCTTCTGTGTTGATCTTGGGTACGCTCTTCACGCGGCGCCGTCGCGCCGAGCGCGCCCGCGATGAGCACCTGAATCCGCAACACACCGGCAGACCGCCCGAAGCAGCGGCAACCGAGCGCAAGGAGGCGGTCTGA